In Lapillicoccus jejuensis, the DNA window GAACTTCTCGACGCTGCTGACCAACGAGACGATCCGCGCCGGGTTCCTGTCGATCTTCGTCTGGAACGTCGTCTTCGCCGTCGTCTCCGTCGGCTCGACGTTCCTGCTCGGGATGCTCCTCGCGCTGCTCTTCGACGACAACCGGATCAAGGGCCGCAAGGTCTACCGCTCGATCCTCATCCTCCCGTACGCCATCCCCGGCTTCGTCACGGCGCTGCTGTGGCGCTCGATGTTCAACCAGGACTTCGGGCTGATCAACAACCTCACCGGCCTCGACGTCGACTGGCTCGGCAACCCGTGGGCGGCGAAGGCGGCGATCCTCCTGACCAACCTGTGGCTGGGCTTCCCGTACATGTTCCTCGTCTGCACCGGCGCCCTGCAGTCCATCCCCGGCGACGTCCGCGAGGCCGCCAAGATCGACGGCGCGTCCCCGTTCCGCACGCTGCGCTCGATCATCATGCCGCTGCTGCTCGTGGCCGTCGGGCCACTGCTCATCGCGTCGTTCGCCTTCAACTTCAACAACTTCGGGCTCATCTACCTGCTGACCAAGGGCGGCCCGTACGAGTCGGCCGACACCTCGATCGGCTCGAGCGACCTGCTCATCACCTACGCCTTCCGGCTCGCCTTCTCCGGCGTGACGCCGAACTACGGCCTCGCCTCGACGGTCTCGATCTTCATCTTCGTCATCGTCGCCCTCATGAGCTACGCCGGCTTCCGCCGCACCAAGAACCTGGAAGAGGTCAACTGAGATGACGTCGCTGACCCAGACCACGGCGGCGACCGCCGCCGCCACGCGGACCGGGGAGAGCACACGCCGTACGGTGCCCCGCGGCAGCGGCGGGGTGTGGTGGCGGTACGCCGTCGTGGCGCTCGCCCTGCTCTTCGCGCTCTTCCCCGTCGTCTACCTGCTCTCGGCCTCGCTCAACCCGGCCGGCAGCCTGCAGACGGCGACGCTGATCCCGACCTCGTTCTCGCTCAACAACTTCCAGACCCTGTTCAGCGACGAGTCGCGGCCCTACGTCGAGTGGTACAAGAACGCCTTCGTCATCGGCGTCGTCGGGGCGTTCGGGCAGACGTTCATCGGGGCCGCCGCGGCGTACGCCTTCTCGCGGATGCGCTTCGTCGGACGCCGCGCGGGCCTGCTCACGCTGCTCCTGCTGCAGCTCTTCCCGGCGCTGCTGACCTTCACCGCGCTCTACCTCACCTTCGCGGCGGTCAGCGACATCGTCCCCGGCGTCGGCCTCAACACGGTGTGGGGCCTCATCCTCGTCTACATGGGCGGGGCGATGGGCGCCAACGTCTGGCTGCTCAAGGGCTACTTCGACACCGTCCCGCGCGAGCTCGACGAGGCGGCCAAGGTCGACGGGGCCAGCCACGCCCGCATCTTCTTCACCATGACGCTGCGCCTGGTCATGCCGATCCTCGTGACGACCTTCATGATCGGCTTCGTCGGGCTCTACAGCGAGTTCCTCCTGGCCAGCATCTTCCTGCGCGACGTCGACGCGCAGACCCTCGGTGTGGGCCTCTACTCGATGACCCAGGGCAACGAGCAGTCGCGCCTCTTCGGCCAGTTCGCCGCCGGCTCGCTGCTCGCCTCGCTCCCGGTCGTCGCCCTCTACCTCGGCGCCCAGAAGTACCTCGTCGGCGGCCTGACCCAGGGTTCGGTCAAGTAGCACCGGGGCAGCCCCGGTTGTGCCATCGTGACCTCCGCCGCACCACAGTGACAACGTTGACAGGAGCACGTCCGTGTCCGACACGACAGGGAGGGTGACCGGTCTCGACCTCCCGCACCACGACGGCTCGGAGCTGTACGTCTCCGACGTCGCGCCCCGCCTCGGCGACACCGTGTCGGTGTGGGTGCGGGTGCCGCGCGAGACCCCCCTGGACCGGGTGCACGCCCGCGTCGTCCACGACGCCGAGCCGCACTTCGTCCCGCTGCGGGTCGACCGCGCCCGCAGCGACGCCGCCGAGACCTGGTGGCGCGGCGAGATCGTCGTCCACAACCCCACGACGTCGTACCGCTTCATCCTCGCCGGGGGGCCCACCCGTTACGCGTGGCTCAACGCCGCCGGGGTGCACCGGCGCGACGTCCCCGACACCGGCGACTTCCGCCTCGTCGGGCACGACTCCCCGCCGCCCGCGTGGGCGCGCGAGGCGGTCGTCTACCAGGTCTTCCCCGACCGCTTCGCCCGCTCGCGCCGCGCCGTACGGCGCTCGGCCATGCCGGAGTGGGCGATCCCGGCGGCGTGGGACGACCCCGTCTTCCCGCGCAAGACCGAGAGCGACGAGATCGGCCACCAGCTCTACGGCGGCGACCTCGACGGCGTCACAGAGCACCTCGACCACGTCGAGGAGCTCGGCGCCGACGTCGTCTACCTCACCCCGGTCTTCCCCGGCGAGAGCAACCACCGGTACGACGCCGCGACGTTCGCCGCCGTCGACCCGGTCCTCGGGGGCGACGCGGCGCTGCGCCGGCTCACCGACGCCGCCCACGCCCGGGGCATGAAGGTCATGGGGGACTTCACGACCAACCACACGGGGGTCACGCACGAGTGGTTCCGCGCCGCCGAGGCGAGCACCTCGGCGCCCGAGCGCGACTTCTACTTCTGGCTCGGCCGCAAGCGGTACGTCTCGTGGCTCGGGGTGAAGACCCTGCCCAAGCTGGACTGGTCGAGCACCGAGCTGCGCCACCGCGTGCTCGACGACCCGCAGGGCGTCGTCCGCAAGTGGCTCGGCCCCGACGGCGGTCTCGACGGCTGGCGCGTCGACGTCGCCAACATGACCGGGCGGCAGGCCGGGCAGGACCTCAACCACGAGGTCATGCGCCTGCTGCGCGACGCCGTCGCCGACGCGGACCCGCAGGCGCTGCTCGTCGGCGAGCACACCAACGACTACACCGGCGACGTCGACGGCGACGGCTGGCACGGCGTGATGAACTACGCCGGCTTCGGCAAGCCGATGTGGACCTGGCTGTGCGACCCCGAGGACGCGCCGGACTTCCTCGGGCAGCCCGTCCTCGTCCCGCGGCTCGGTGGGGAGGCGGTCGTCGAGACGATCCGCGAGTTCACCTCGCACCTGCCGTGGACCTCGCTCGTGCACTCCTTCAACCTCGTGGGCTCTCACGACACGACCCGCATCCGCAGCCTCGTCGGCGCGGACTCCCGGCTGGTCGACGTCGCGGCCGGGCTGCTCATGACCTTCCCCGGCATCCCGATGCTCACCTACGGTGACGAGATCGGGATGGAGGGGACCTTCGGCGAGGACGGCCGCCGGACCATGCAGTGGAGCGGGAAGGGCTGGGACCGTAGGCTGTTCGAGGTCTACCGGTCGCTCATCGCGCTGCGCAAGCGGTCGCGCGCGCTGACCCACGGCGGGCTGCGCTGGGTGCACGCCGAGGAGGACGCGCTGGTCTACCTGCGCGAGGCCGCCGGCCAGAGCGCGCTCGTGCACGTCGCCCGCGCCGAGCACGAGCCCATCGTCCTCGACGCCGCGCGGCTGCCCGGTATCGGTCGCGGCCGGGCGTCGTACGGCGACTCGGTGCGGGTGCGCGGCGACCGGGTCACCCTGACCGCCGACGGGCCGGGCGTCGGGGTGCGGGTCTGGTCGACCTCGGCCCAGGGGGCCACGGGCGGAGCGACGCGGCGGGGCAAGGGTCG includes these proteins:
- a CDS encoding glycoside hydrolase family 13 protein, translated to MSDTTGRVTGLDLPHHDGSELYVSDVAPRLGDTVSVWVRVPRETPLDRVHARVVHDAEPHFVPLRVDRARSDAAETWWRGEIVVHNPTTSYRFILAGGPTRYAWLNAAGVHRRDVPDTGDFRLVGHDSPPPAWAREAVVYQVFPDRFARSRRAVRRSAMPEWAIPAAWDDPVFPRKTESDEIGHQLYGGDLDGVTEHLDHVEELGADVVYLTPVFPGESNHRYDAATFAAVDPVLGGDAALRRLTDAAHARGMKVMGDFTTNHTGVTHEWFRAAEASTSAPERDFYFWLGRKRYVSWLGVKTLPKLDWSSTELRHRVLDDPQGVVRKWLGPDGGLDGWRVDVANMTGRQAGQDLNHEVMRLLRDAVADADPQALLVGEHTNDYTGDVDGDGWHGVMNYAGFGKPMWTWLCDPEDAPDFLGQPVLVPRLGGEAVVETIREFTSHLPWTSLVHSFNLVGSHDTTRIRSLVGADSRLVDVAAGLLMTFPGIPMLTYGDEIGMEGTFGEDGRRTMQWSGKGWDRRLFEVYRSLIALRKRSRALTHGGLRWVHAEEDALVYLREAAGQSALVHVARAEHEPIVLDAARLPGIGRGRASYGDSVRVRGDRVTLTADGPGVGVRVWSTSAQGATGGATRRGKGRRSR
- a CDS encoding sugar ABC transporter permease produces the protein MTSLTQTTAATAAATRTGESTRRTVPRGSGGVWWRYAVVALALLFALFPVVYLLSASLNPAGSLQTATLIPTSFSLNNFQTLFSDESRPYVEWYKNAFVIGVVGAFGQTFIGAAAAYAFSRMRFVGRRAGLLTLLLLQLFPALLTFTALYLTFAAVSDIVPGVGLNTVWGLILVYMGGAMGANVWLLKGYFDTVPRELDEAAKVDGASHARIFFTMTLRLVMPILVTTFMIGFVGLYSEFLLASIFLRDVDAQTLGVGLYSMTQGNEQSRLFGQFAAGSLLASLPVVALYLGAQKYLVGGLTQGSVK